From uncultured Roseateles sp., the proteins below share one genomic window:
- a CDS encoding LOG family protein: MSKKPHQLIARNFPSAKDEAKAPAPAALYEGPESAYKLAFADNDFLLREELRPVRMQLELLKPELVQRELGIESTIVMFGSARTLPADVAQAELKQAQAGGDAAALRQAEAKLKMSHFYEEARRFAVLVTEKSRARKTPIYVVTGGGPGIMEAGNRGAFEAGGKSIGLNIVLPHEQAPNPYITPELCFRFHYFALRKMHFLMRSIALVCFPGGFGTLDELFETMTLIQTGKSRRRPILLFGRDFWSRLINLDLLIETGMITAGDEKLFTFVETAEEAWAVLEAEYGLDLPAAAAGE; encoded by the coding sequence ATGAGCAAGAAACCCCACCAACTGATCGCCCGCAACTTCCCCAGCGCCAAGGACGAGGCCAAGGCCCCCGCCCCGGCCGCACTGTACGAAGGTCCCGAGAGCGCCTACAAACTCGCCTTCGCCGACAACGACTTCCTGTTGCGCGAGGAATTGCGCCCGGTGCGCATGCAGCTCGAGCTGCTCAAGCCCGAGCTGGTGCAGCGTGAGCTGGGCATCGAGTCGACGATCGTCATGTTCGGCAGCGCCCGCACCCTGCCCGCCGATGTCGCCCAGGCGGAACTGAAGCAGGCCCAGGCCGGCGGCGATGCCGCGGCACTGCGCCAGGCCGAGGCCAAGCTGAAGATGAGCCATTTCTATGAGGAGGCGCGCCGCTTTGCCGTGCTGGTGACCGAGAAGTCACGGGCACGCAAGACGCCGATCTACGTCGTCACCGGCGGCGGCCCCGGCATCATGGAAGCAGGCAACCGTGGCGCCTTCGAGGCCGGTGGCAAGAGCATAGGCTTGAACATCGTGCTGCCGCACGAGCAGGCGCCCAACCCCTACATCACGCCCGAGCTGTGCTTTCGCTTCCACTATTTCGCGCTGCGCAAGATGCACTTCCTGATGCGCTCGATCGCGCTGGTGTGCTTCCCCGGCGGCTTCGGCACGCTGGACGAGTTGTTCGAAACCATGACCCTGATCCAGACCGGCAAATCGCGCCGCCGCCCCATCCTGCTGTTCGGACGCGATTTCTGGAGCCGGCTGATCAACCTCGATTTGCTGATCGAGACCGGAATGATCACCGCCGGCGACGAAAAGCTGTTCACCTTCGTCGAAACCGCCGAGGAGGCTTGGGCAGTGCTGGAAGCCGAGTACGGGCTAGACCTGCCCGCGGCTGCAGCGGGCGAGTGA
- a CDS encoding HepT-like ribonuclease domain-containing protein — MIEATQTAQGFIGGRVSADLSKDKMLLFAVVRAIEIIGEAAARISPELKTSMPDIPWAAIVGMRNRVVHAYFSIDTEIVWNTVNAELPLLLPALQAAVDNP, encoded by the coding sequence ATGATCGAGGCCACCCAGACGGCGCAGGGCTTCATCGGAGGACGTGTATCAGCCGATCTGTCCAAGGACAAGATGCTGCTGTTTGCCGTGGTGCGTGCCATTGAAATCATCGGCGAAGCCGCAGCACGAATTTCCCCGGAGCTGAAGACCTCGATGCCGGACATTCCGTGGGCGGCCATCGTCGGCATGCGCAACCGGGTGGTTCACGCCTATTTCAGCATCGATACCGAGATCGTCTGGAACACGGTGAACGCAGAGTTGCCTTTGTTGCTGCCGGCCTTGCAAGCAGCAGTTGACAACCCCTGA
- a CDS encoding HesA/MoeB/ThiF family protein, with amino-acid sequence MDDTQLLRYSRHILLDEIGIEGQQRLLQSHALVIGAGGLGSPVALYLATAGVGHITLVDHDQVDLTNLQRQIAHNLDRVGQDKVSSARQSMLAINPDLQVRTLVQRADAEVLDRLVPEVDVVLDCSDNFRTRHAVNAACVRHGKPLVSGAAIGFDGQISVYDSSQPDMPCYACVFPPESAVQDVACATMGVFAPLVGIIGSLQAAEALKLLAGIGESLAGRLQMLDARRMEWSEIRMARAPGCPCCGCTSPG; translated from the coding sequence ATGGACGATACCCAGCTGCTGCGCTACTCCCGCCACATCCTGCTCGACGAGATCGGCATCGAGGGCCAGCAGCGGCTGCTGCAAAGCCATGCACTGGTGATAGGCGCCGGTGGCCTGGGCTCGCCGGTGGCGCTGTACCTGGCCACGGCCGGCGTCGGCCACATCACGCTGGTGGACCATGATCAGGTGGACCTGACCAATCTGCAGCGCCAGATTGCCCACAACCTGGACCGCGTCGGCCAGGACAAGGTCAGCTCCGCCCGGCAAAGTATGCTGGCCATCAACCCCGATCTGCAGGTGCGCACGCTGGTGCAGCGCGCCGATGCCGAAGTGCTCGACCGGCTGGTGCCCGAGGTCGATGTGGTGCTGGACTGCAGCGACAACTTCCGCACCCGCCATGCCGTCAACGCCGCCTGCGTCAGGCATGGAAAGCCGCTGGTGTCAGGCGCGGCGATCGGCTTCGATGGCCAGATCTCGGTCTACGACAGCAGCCAGCCCGACATGCCCTGCTATGCCTGCGTGTTCCCGCCCGAATCGGCGGTGCAGGACGTGGCCTGCGCAACAATGGGCGTGTTCGCCCCGCTGGTGGGCATCATCGGCAGCCTGCAGGCGGCCGAGGCGCTGAAGCTGCTGGCCGGCATCGGCGAATCGCTGGCCGGGCGGCTGCAGATGCTGGACGCCCGGCGCATGGAGTGGAGCGAGATACGCATGGCGCGCGCACCTGGCTGCCCCTGCTGTGGCTGCACCTCGCCAGGCTGA
- a CDS encoding iron ABC transporter permease, giving the protein MFRFVTLVCLALAVPVLGVLGSWFVMDAQALAILQHQFATVLPGYARSSLLLATSVGLGVALLGGATAAAVSLFQFPGRRWFEWALLLPMAMPAYVAAYAYTDVLQYSGALQTWLRALTGAQGALWPDVRSLPGAVALFVLCLYPYVYLLTRTALNERGVALMEAARMLGAGTLRRVFRVALPLARPALAAGVALALMETLADYGVGSYFGLNTFTTGIYKAWLVMNDRFAAAQLASLLLIVVAGLLWLERRAQAKMRFVIARPGALQAAEARPLPLRGGAALLVFVLCALPVLLGFVVPVAVLAGLLWQEAQNAELGLPLVRFAQWSWTSFKLAGLAALLAVLMALTLAFATRLGQARQSAGRGLLLKLATRVVSLGYAVPGAVIAVGILLPLGWLQQRWPELPLSAVMTGTVLGLIYAYLVRFSAVALQSIDAGYARIAPSVDETARMLGASRARLFLRLHAPLLARSSLAAALLVFVDVMKELPATLVLRPFNSDTLAVVAYQLARDERLSEAALPSIAIVLVGLIPVLMLSRSMRR; this is encoded by the coding sequence ATGTTCCGATTTGTCACCCTTGTTTGCCTGGCTCTGGCCGTGCCCGTGCTGGGCGTGCTGGGCTCCTGGTTCGTCATGGATGCCCAGGCGCTGGCCATCCTGCAGCACCAGTTCGCCACCGTGCTGCCCGGCTATGCGCGCAGCTCGCTGCTGCTGGCTACCAGCGTCGGCCTGGGCGTGGCCCTGCTGGGTGGCGCCACGGCGGCGGCGGTGAGCCTGTTCCAGTTCCCGGGCCGGCGATGGTTTGAATGGGCGCTGCTACTGCCCATGGCCATGCCCGCCTATGTGGCCGCCTATGCCTACACCGATGTGCTGCAATACAGTGGCGCGTTGCAGACTTGGCTGCGAGCGTTGACCGGCGCACAGGGTGCGCTGTGGCCCGATGTGCGCAGCCTGCCCGGCGCGGTGGCCCTGTTCGTGCTGTGCCTCTACCCCTATGTCTATCTGCTGACCCGCACGGCGCTGAACGAGCGCGGCGTGGCGCTGATGGAGGCCGCCCGCATGCTGGGCGCCGGCACTTTGCGCCGCGTCTTCAGGGTGGCGTTGCCGCTGGCCCGTCCGGCCTTGGCCGCTGGCGTGGCCCTGGCGCTGATGGAAACGCTGGCCGACTATGGTGTCGGCTCCTACTTCGGCCTGAACACCTTCACCACCGGCATCTACAAGGCCTGGCTGGTGATGAACGACCGCTTCGCCGCCGCCCAGCTGGCCTCGCTGTTGCTGATTGTCGTGGCCGGTCTGCTGTGGCTGGAGCGCCGCGCCCAGGCCAAGATGCGCTTCGTCATCGCCCGGCCGGGGGCCCTGCAGGCGGCCGAGGCGAGGCCGCTGCCGCTGCGAGGCGGAGCAGCCCTGCTGGTTTTTGTGCTGTGTGCGCTGCCAGTGCTGCTGGGTTTCGTGGTGCCGGTGGCGGTGCTTGCCGGTCTGCTCTGGCAGGAAGCGCAGAACGCCGAGTTGGGTCTGCCGCTCGTGCGCTTCGCCCAGTGGAGCTGGACCAGCTTCAAGCTCGCCGGCCTGGCCGCCCTGCTGGCCGTGCTGATGGCGCTGACTCTGGCCTTTGCCACGCGCCTGGGCCAGGCCCGCCAATCAGCTGGTAGGGGCTTGCTGTTGAAACTGGCCACCCGCGTGGTCTCGCTGGGTTATGCGGTGCCCGGCGCGGTGATCGCCGTGGGCATCCTGCTGCCGCTGGGCTGGTTGCAGCAGCGCTGGCCCGAGCTGCCGCTGTCTGCCGTGATGACCGGCACCGTGCTGGGCCTGATCTATGCCTATCTGGTGCGCTTCTCGGCCGTGGCCCTGCAATCGATCGATGCCGGCTATGCCCGCATCGCCCCCAGTGTCGACGAAACGGCCCGCATGCTGGGTGCCTCGCGCGCCCGGCTGTTCCTGCGCCTGCACGCGCCGCTGCTGGCCCGCTCCTCGCTGGCCGCCGCGCTGCTGGTGTTTGTCGATGTGATGAAGGAGCTGCCCGCCACCCTGGTGCTGCGGCCTTTCAACAGCGACACCCTGGCCGTGGTGGCCTATCAGCTGGCCCGCGACGAGCGCCTCAGCGAAGCGGCCCTGCCCTCGATCGCGATCGTGCTGGTGGGGTTGATACCGGTGCTGATGTTGTCGCGGTCGATGCGGCGTTGA
- a CDS encoding S41 family peptidase, with amino-acid sequence MGAKLKVAGWVALGAVAGALTTMQLPANGRTSLAPLPLEEMQQLAAVFGMVKSDYVEPVDEKKLINDAIAGMVAGLDPHSQFFDKKSFKEFRESSTGKFVGVGIEIGMEDGLVKIVSPIEGSPAFRAGLKSGDLITKIDDTMVKGLGIDQAVKRMRGEPNTKVSLTIFRKSESRSFPITIVREEIRQQSVRAKVVEPGYAWLRVSQFQDRTVDDFVRKLEEIYKQEPKLKGLVLDLRNDPGGLLEGAVAISAAFLPTDTVVVTTNGQVADSKAVFKATPDNYTRRGGSDPLRKLPAALKNVPMVVLVNEGSASASEIVAGALQDHKRAIVMGAQTFGKGSVQTVRQLSPETALKITTARYYTPNGRSIQAKGIVPDVLLDETAEGNVFAALRMREADLEKHLQNAKGEDDKDPAREKAREEARAKLEAEAAKTKEPIKPLPEFGSAEDFPLTQAFNRLKGKTVLVSKTAVERKAEATTEQ; translated from the coding sequence ATGGGTGCCAAACTGAAAGTTGCCGGCTGGGTTGCCTTGGGTGCCGTTGCCGGTGCACTCACCACCATGCAGTTGCCGGCCAACGGGCGCACCTCGCTCGCGCCCCTGCCCCTGGAAGAGATGCAACAGCTGGCCGCCGTCTTCGGCATGGTCAAGTCCGATTACGTGGAACCGGTCGATGAGAAGAAGCTCATCAATGACGCCATCGCAGGCATGGTCGCCGGACTGGACCCGCACTCCCAGTTCTTCGACAAGAAGAGCTTCAAGGAATTCCGCGAGAGCAGCACCGGCAAGTTCGTCGGTGTGGGCATCGAAATCGGCATGGAAGACGGTCTGGTCAAGATCGTTTCGCCGATTGAGGGCTCGCCGGCCTTCCGCGCCGGCCTGAAGAGCGGAGACCTGATCACCAAGATCGACGACACCATGGTCAAGGGCCTGGGCATCGATCAGGCCGTCAAGCGCATGCGCGGCGAACCGAACACCAAGGTCTCGCTGACGATCTTCCGCAAGAGCGAAAGCCGCAGCTTCCCCATCACCATCGTGCGCGAAGAGATTCGCCAGCAAAGCGTGCGTGCCAAGGTGGTCGAACCCGGCTATGCCTGGCTGCGCGTCAGCCAGTTCCAGGATCGCACCGTCGACGACTTCGTGCGCAAGCTCGAAGAGATCTACAAGCAGGAGCCCAAGCTGAAGGGCCTGGTGCTGGATCTGCGCAATGACCCGGGCGGCTTGCTCGAAGGCGCGGTGGCCATCTCGGCCGCCTTCCTGCCCACCGACACCGTGGTCGTCACGACCAATGGTCAGGTGGCCGACTCCAAGGCCGTATTCAAGGCCACGCCCGACAACTACACCCGCCGCGGCGGCAGCGACCCGCTGCGCAAGCTGCCGGCCGCGCTGAAGAATGTGCCCATGGTGGTGCTGGTCAACGAAGGCTCGGCCTCGGCCAGCGAGATCGTCGCCGGCGCGCTGCAGGACCACAAGCGCGCCATCGTGATGGGCGCCCAGACCTTCGGCAAGGGCTCGGTGCAGACGGTGCGCCAGCTCAGCCCCGAGACGGCGCTGAAGATCACTACCGCCCGCTACTACACACCGAACGGCCGCTCGATTCAGGCCAAGGGCATAGTCCCCGACGTGCTGCTCGACGAGACCGCCGAGGGCAATGTATTTGCCGCCCTGCGCATGCGCGAAGCCGATCTGGAAAAGCATCTGCAGAACGCCAAGGGCGAGGATGACAAGGACCCGGCCCGCGAAAAGGCCCGCGAGGAGGCCCGCGCCAAGCTGGAAGCCGAGGCGGCCAAGACCAAGGAGCCGATCAAGCCCCTGCCTGAATTCGGCAGTGCGGAAGACTTCCCGCTGACCCAGGCCTTCAACCGCCTGAAGGGCAAGACGGTGCTGGTCTCGAAGACGGCTGTGGAACGTAAAGCGGAAGCTACGACCGAGCAATAG
- a CDS encoding nucleotidyltransferase domain-containing protein, whose translation MNTTLGMTDAALDAFCRRHRIQRLALFGSRLKGTHRDDSDIDLLVDFEPGFAPGLLGVSTAEIELGELLGKKVDLRTAQDLSPHFRDEVLSQALVAYAS comes from the coding sequence ATGAACACCACGCTGGGTATGACAGATGCTGCACTGGACGCGTTTTGCCGCCGCCATCGCATCCAGCGCCTGGCCCTTTTCGGGTCACGCCTCAAAGGCACACATCGAGACGACAGCGACATTGATCTGCTGGTTGACTTCGAGCCTGGCTTCGCGCCGGGATTGCTGGGCGTGAGCACAGCCGAGATCGAGCTTGGCGAGTTGCTGGGCAAAAAGGTCGATCTGCGCACGGCGCAGGACCTGAGCCCGCACTTCCGCGACGAAGTGCTGAGCCAGGCGCTGGTTGCCTATGCAAGCTGA
- a CDS encoding ABC transporter ATP-binding protein encodes MFLALDHVGVRYPGATTQKPAVEGVTLTLPKGQIGVLIGPSGCGKTSLLRAIAGLEHLHEGRISISGAVLADASTGVHTPPEARQIGMVFQDYALFPHLSVADNIGFGLNHLKPAQRAQRTREVLDLVGLAHAAKRAPHQLSGGQQQRVALARALAPAPRLLLLDEPFSSLDVDLREHLSQELRGILHETGTTALFVTHDQAEAFAVGDVVGVMHQGRLEQWDEAYTVYHRPATRFVADFIGHGVFAPARIIMGPDGPVVQTPLGELSDIGECPLPEAYPGGECEVLLRADDITHDDDAPTKARIERKAFRGASFLYTLRLASGEQVLVHVPSHHDHQVGEWIGIRASVDHVVTFARPTT; translated from the coding sequence ATGTTCCTAGCACTCGATCATGTGGGCGTGCGCTACCCCGGTGCCACGACCCAGAAACCGGCGGTCGAGGGCGTGACCCTGACCCTGCCCAAGGGCCAGATCGGCGTCTTGATCGGCCCCTCGGGCTGCGGTAAGACCAGCCTGTTGCGTGCCATCGCCGGGCTGGAGCACCTGCACGAGGGCCGCATCAGCATCAGCGGCGCAGTGCTGGCCGATGCGTCAACAGGAGTCCATACCCCACCCGAGGCGCGCCAGATCGGCATGGTGTTCCAGGACTATGCGCTGTTCCCCCACCTGTCGGTGGCCGACAACATCGGTTTCGGCCTCAACCACCTCAAGCCCGCCCAGCGTGCCCAGCGCACCCGCGAGGTACTGGACCTGGTGGGCCTGGCCCATGCCGCCAAGCGCGCGCCGCACCAGCTGTCGGGCGGCCAGCAGCAGCGCGTGGCCCTGGCCCGGGCGCTCGCCCCGGCACCTCGGTTGCTGCTGCTGGACGAACCGTTCTCCAGCCTCGATGTGGATCTGCGCGAACACCTCAGCCAGGAGCTGCGCGGTATCCTGCACGAGACCGGCACCACCGCCCTGTTCGTCACCCATGACCAGGCCGAGGCCTTTGCCGTCGGCGACGTGGTCGGCGTGATGCACCAGGGCCGGCTGGAGCAGTGGGACGAGGCCTATACCGTCTATCACCGCCCGGCCACCCGCTTCGTCGCCGATTTCATCGGCCATGGCGTGTTCGCCCCGGCCCGCATCATCATGGGCCCGGACGGCCCGGTCGTGCAGACCCCGCTGGGTGAGCTCAGCGATATTGGCGAATGCCCGCTGCCCGAGGCCTACCCCGGCGGCGAATGCGAGGTGCTGCTGCGCGCCGACGACATCACCCATGACGACGACGCCCCGACTAAAGCTCGCATCGAGCGCAAGGCTTTTCGCGGCGCATCATTTCTTTACACGCTGCGCCTGGCCAGTGGCGAGCAGGTGCTGGTGCACGTGCCCTCACACCACGATCACCAGGTGGGCGAGTGGATTGGCATACGCGCCAGCGTAGATCACGTCGTGACCTTTGCACGCCCGACGACCTGA
- a CDS encoding translocation/assembly module TamB domain-containing protein, with product MSTALPRSRRARRRVLIALALLAAVLALVVSLVLTGLRTAPGTAWLLARAPGLQIEQPEGSLLGNFSARRLSLNLPGIVEPLVLTGLRWQDLTLEYSGLTGQWLKIRIAQAQADRLDITLPASSTSSGAPADLWLPLELEVLQLRIGEIHSAALGAKPLRQLDAAVHLGANAGAEHRIGLNRIEWDSLRLSGKAVQASRGELLLIAQLAVEPVASGTDKHWQAQLELKGPLAGPSLQAQLSAAQQSLQATARLKPFATWPLAELQARTQGLNLAALNSDWPRTALSGEAQLSSKGWDQPAALRLQLSNSEAGRWDQQRLPLQSIALDLEALPKQAQSLTVRAFDLQLGLPGLPAGRLQGQGGGRLDDWRLSTRISQLQPALLDKRLAALNLNGTLELQGSGSLQAPTIAAQTRLLGQWLAKPAAIASAQAQLNLDAVYTPQQIQIKQARLAAGPALASAQATLNRQGTAWHLQGKAQLSEFDPRLWWAGPAGSAWQRTAQRFNAGLEADLLLGAQAGWPQGQARLKLGDSFLMGVPVSGEAELKSGAETTLKGQLLAGGNQLSLDAQLPAKAGDERWSGALQASDLSRLAPLLTLLPGRGEQAALTLSGKLEGTFSAQGRWPLLRIATHLKGQNLQSNLAGSTGRIAQAELNANLGTQAGDPLKLQLDLSDLSLQGARVESLSLQGGGSWQSHQLSLEMSSGLQAPPWLNALLPGASLGDTTTGSRASVKLQGGLSQAPAGWLAGTQALAWNGQLQQLELRGTSVASASKAPPAWISGRDIGLNLQWGSDGQLSQAQAQPGRIEMAGAGLRWSLLRWQAPRSKSETALIEAQAELEPLAVAPLLARWQPDFGWGGNLLLGGRANVRLGSTVDIDIELLRRQGDLLVTDEAGPQALGLSELRLALLAQNGVWHFTQAIAGTNLGVVGGAISSRTSPEAWWPAPNAPLEGVMEAQVANLGTWGGWIPAGWRLAGTTRAGITLGGKVGAPEIVGQATGHNISLRNLLQGVDVREGEFAMSLNGATAKLDHLRAKAGGGTLALEGNAELGAAPQAQLTLTASKFALLARVDRRIVTSGQAQLVLKAHELKLNGKFTVDEGLIDFTRSDAPSLDDDVTVLRAETPLPEAPANGSKRERVIIVDLGVDLGRQLRLRGRGLDTLLRGELRLGAQAGKPTLQGTVRAENGTYAAYGQKLEIERGDVIFGGQMDNPRLDVIATRPNTDTRVGVTVTGTARNPRIRLFSEPELSETEKLSWLVLGRGSDGLGRTDTALLQRAALALLTGEGEGATAKLVQSLGLDELSLKQSDGEVRETIVRLGKQLSRRWYVGYERGLNSTTGNWQLIYRIAQRFTLRAQSGSDNSMDLIWQWKWN from the coding sequence ATGAGTACCGCCCTCCCCCGTTCGAGGCGCGCGCGCCGCCGTGTCCTGATCGCGCTGGCCCTGCTGGCGGCTGTGCTGGCCCTGGTCGTGAGCCTGGTGCTGACAGGTCTGCGCACCGCGCCCGGCACGGCCTGGCTGCTGGCGCGCGCGCCGGGCCTGCAGATCGAGCAGCCCGAGGGCAGCCTGCTGGGCAACTTCTCGGCCCGCCGGCTGAGCCTGAATCTGCCCGGCATCGTCGAACCGCTGGTGTTGACCGGTCTGCGCTGGCAAGACCTGACCCTCGAATATTCGGGTCTGACCGGCCAATGGCTGAAGATACGCATCGCCCAGGCGCAGGCCGACCGACTGGACATCACCCTGCCCGCCAGCAGCACGAGCAGCGGCGCGCCAGCCGATCTGTGGCTACCTCTGGAGCTGGAGGTGCTGCAGCTACGCATCGGCGAGATCCACAGCGCCGCGCTGGGCGCCAAGCCGCTGCGCCAGCTCGATGCCGCCGTGCATCTGGGGGCCAACGCCGGTGCCGAGCACCGCATCGGCTTGAACCGCATCGAGTGGGACAGCCTGCGCCTCAGCGGCAAGGCTGTGCAGGCCAGCCGTGGCGAGCTGCTCTTGATCGCTCAGCTCGCGGTGGAGCCAGTCGCCAGTGGCACTGACAAGCACTGGCAAGCCCAACTGGAACTGAAGGGCCCCTTGGCCGGACCCAGCCTGCAGGCCCAACTGAGTGCCGCGCAGCAAAGTCTGCAAGCCACCGCCCGCCTGAAGCCCTTCGCTACCTGGCCGCTCGCCGAGCTGCAGGCCCGCACCCAGGGACTCAACCTGGCCGCGCTGAACAGCGACTGGCCGCGCACCGCGTTGAGCGGCGAGGCCCAGCTCAGCAGCAAGGGCTGGGACCAGCCTGCTGCCCTGCGCCTGCAACTGAGCAATAGCGAGGCCGGCCGGTGGGACCAGCAGCGCCTTCCGCTACAGTCCATCGCCCTGGACCTGGAAGCCCTGCCCAAGCAGGCGCAAAGCCTGACCGTGCGCGCCTTCGACCTGCAACTGGGCCTGCCGGGCCTGCCCGCCGGCCGCTTGCAAGGTCAGGGTGGTGGGCGGCTGGACGACTGGCGCCTGAGCACCCGCATCAGCCAGCTGCAGCCGGCCCTGTTGGACAAGCGCCTGGCCGCGCTGAACCTCAACGGCACATTGGAGCTGCAGGGCAGTGGCAGCCTGCAGGCACCGACCATCGCCGCGCAAACCCGGTTGCTGGGGCAGTGGCTGGCCAAACCGGCGGCCATTGCCAGCGCGCAGGCCCAGCTGAACCTGGACGCCGTTTACACGCCGCAGCAGATCCAGATCAAGCAGGCCCGCCTTGCCGCCGGCCCGGCACTGGCGTCAGCCCAGGCCACCCTGAACCGCCAAGGCACCGCCTGGCACCTGCAAGGCAAGGCCCAGCTGAGCGAGTTCGACCCGCGGCTGTGGTGGGCCGGCCCTGCCGGCTCGGCCTGGCAGCGCACGGCGCAGCGCTTCAACGCCGGACTGGAGGCCGATCTGCTGCTGGGCGCCCAGGCCGGATGGCCGCAGGGCCAGGCCAGACTGAAACTCGGCGACAGCTTCTTGATGGGCGTGCCGGTCAGCGGCGAAGCCGAGCTGAAGTCAGGGGCCGAGACGACCTTGAAGGGCCAGTTGCTGGCCGGCGGCAACCAGCTGAGTCTGGACGCCCAGTTGCCGGCCAAGGCCGGTGACGAACGTTGGAGTGGCGCGCTGCAGGCCAGTGATCTGTCACGGCTGGCGCCACTGCTGACGCTGCTGCCAGGGCGCGGCGAGCAGGCGGCTCTCACCTTATCGGGCAAGCTGGAGGGCACGTTTTCGGCCCAGGGTCGCTGGCCCTTGCTGCGCATCGCCACCCACCTAAAGGGGCAGAACCTGCAGAGCAATCTGGCGGGAAGCACGGGCCGCATCGCCCAGGCCGAGCTGAACGCGAATCTGGGCACCCAGGCCGGCGATCCGCTGAAGCTGCAGCTGGACCTGAGCGATCTGAGCCTGCAGGGCGCGCGCGTCGAGAGTCTGTCGCTGCAGGGCGGAGGCTCCTGGCAAAGCCATCAGCTCAGCCTGGAGATGAGCAGCGGCCTGCAAGCGCCACCCTGGCTGAATGCGCTGCTGCCCGGCGCCTCGCTGGGCGACACCACCACCGGCAGCCGCGCGAGCGTGAAGCTGCAGGGCGGCCTGTCGCAAGCACCCGCGGGCTGGTTAGCCGGAACACAAGCCCTGGCCTGGAACGGTCAGCTGCAGCAGTTGGAGCTGCGCGGCACAAGTGTCGCCAGCGCAAGCAAGGCTCCGCCGGCCTGGATCAGCGGCCGGGACATCGGCTTGAATCTGCAGTGGGGCAGCGACGGCCAATTGAGCCAGGCCCAGGCCCAGCCCGGCCGCATCGAGATGGCCGGCGCCGGTCTGCGCTGGAGCCTGCTGCGCTGGCAGGCACCGCGCAGCAAAAGCGAGACAGCCCTGATCGAGGCCCAGGCGGAACTGGAGCCGCTGGCCGTGGCGCCTCTGCTGGCACGCTGGCAGCCCGATTTCGGCTGGGGCGGCAATCTGCTGCTCGGTGGGCGGGCCAATGTGCGCCTGGGCAGTACGGTGGACATCGACATCGAGCTGCTGCGCCGCCAGGGCGATCTGCTGGTCACCGACGAGGCCGGCCCGCAGGCCCTTGGCTTGAGTGAGCTGCGCCTGGCGTTGCTGGCGCAGAACGGCGTCTGGCACTTCACCCAGGCGATTGCCGGCACGAATCTGGGCGTGGTCGGCGGCGCAATCAGCAGCCGCACCTCGCCCGAGGCTTGGTGGCCGGCGCCCAACGCACCTTTGGAGGGGGTAATGGAGGCCCAGGTCGCCAATCTGGGCACCTGGGGCGGCTGGATTCCGGCCGGCTGGCGCCTGGCCGGCACCACGCGTGCCGGCATCACCCTGGGCGGCAAGGTCGGAGCGCCCGAGATCGTGGGCCAGGCGACCGGCCACAACATCAGCCTGCGCAATCTGCTTCAGGGCGTGGACGTACGCGAGGGCGAGTTCGCCATGAGCCTCAACGGCGCCACCGCCAAGCTTGATCATCTGCGCGCCAAGGCCGGCGGCGGCACCCTGGCGCTGGAGGGCAATGCCGAGCTGGGCGCCGCGCCCCAGGCCCAGCTGACTCTCACCGCCTCGAAGTTCGCCCTGCTGGCGCGGGTGGACCGGCGCATCGTCACCAGCGGCCAGGCCCAGCTGGTGCTGAAGGCCCACGAGCTGAAGCTCAATGGCAAGTTCACTGTCGACGAAGGTCTGATCGACTTCACCCGGTCCGACGCACCCAGCCTCGATGACGACGTGACCGTGTTGCGCGCTGAAACGCCGCTGCCGGAGGCGCCGGCCAACGGCAGCAAGCGCGAACGGGTGATCATCGTCGACCTGGGCGTTGATCTGGGCCGCCAACTGCGCCTGCGTGGCCGCGGCCTCGACACCCTGCTGCGCGGCGAGCTACGCCTGGGTGCGCAAGCCGGCAAGCCGACCCTGCAGGGCACGGTGCGGGCCGAGAACGGCACCTATGCTGCCTACGGTCAGAAGCTGGAGATCGAACGCGGCGACGTCATCTTCGGCGGCCAGATGGACAACCCGCGGCTGGACGTGATCGCCACCCGGCCCAACACCGACACCCGGGTCGGTGTGACCGTCACAGGCACCGCGCGCAACCCGCGCATCCGCCTGTTCTCCGAGCCCGAGCTGAGCGAGACCGAGAAGCTCTCCTGGCTGGTGCTGGGCCGCGGCTCCGACGGCCTGGGCCGCACCGACACCGCCCTGCTGCAGCGGGCCGCTCTGGCCCTGCTGACCGGCGAGGGCGAAGGCGCTACGGCCAAACTGGTGCAAAGCCTGGGCCTGGACGAGCTGTCACTGAAGCAAAGCGACGGCGAAGTGCGCGAAACCATCGTCCGCCTGGGCAAGCAGCTGTCCCGCCGCTGGTACGTCGGCTACGAGCGCGGCCTCAATTCCACCACCGGCAACTGGCAGCTGATCTACCGCATCGCCCAGCGCTTCACCTTGCGCGCGCAGTCGGGCTCGGACAATTCGATGGATTTGATCTGGCAGTGGAAGTGGAATTGA